A genome region from Cucumis sativus cultivar 9930 chromosome 4, Cucumber_9930_V3, whole genome shotgun sequence includes the following:
- the LOC101221225 gene encoding uncharacterized protein At3g28850, translated as MGCSASKPVAATAATRSTPNSEPFYSPSSAGSSPALGRAFSLPTPLVHHPPVNKGDTHHLVSLTSTTYGSLLLIDRPTNSNRSPAPPFHVNAEKPIYFSDQISLSPDSVINTWELMDGLDDDSDSDHNSLPAKPTSDNGFKGLVKTIPGKIEEEVGLIPTWSPKKPLWKHISEESLLAKLDPNVASTYTRALSSRQLNSDQATTRRSSSFSSHWQPNFGDTKNRAIVIYFTSLRGIRKTYEDCCFVRTIFRGFRVLVDERDISMDSLFRKEMQEKLGGGTASASLPQVFMGGKHIGGAEEIRQMNESGELAGMLKGFPAAEVRSVCGRCGDARFVPCVNCNGSRKLFGEDGGLRRCPKCNENGLIRCPFCCCL; from the coding sequence ATGGGTTGTTCTGCTTCAAAGCCTGTTGCTGCCACCGCGGCCACCCGTTCCACTCCAAATTCTGAACCTTTCTACTCTCCTTCTTCTGCTGGTTCTTCTCCTGCGTTAGGCCGAGCTTTCTCCCTCCCGACACCCCTCGTTCACCACCCACCAGTGAACAAGGGCGATACCCACCATCTTGTTTCTCTCACTTCCACAACTTATGGGTCTCTTCTTCTTATTGACCGTCCCACCAATTCCAATCGGTCACCGGCTCCGCCTTTCCATGTCAATGCTGAAAAGCCCATCTATTTCTCCGACCAGATTTCTCTCTCCCCTGATTCTGTAATTAACACCTGGGAGCTCATGGATGGCCTCGATGACGACTCCGATTCTGATCACAATTCGCTTCCGGCCAAACCCACATCGGATAACGGGTTTAAAGGTTTAGTAAAGACAATTCCTGGGAAAATAGAGGAAGAAGTCGGTTTGATTCCGACATGGTCGCCGAAGAAACCACTTTGGAAGCACATTTCAGAGGAGTCTCTTCTGGCAAAATTAGACCCAAATGTGGCTTCAACATACACCAGAGCTCTCTCTTCACGACAACTCAACTCTGATCAGGCCACCACCCGCCGGAGTTCATCGTTTTCAAGTCACTGGCAGCCAAATTTCGGAGACACCAAAAACAGAGCAATAGTGATCTACTTCACAAGCCTTCGAGGAATCCGAAAGACGTATGAGGATTGCTGTTTTGTTCGAACAATCTTCAGAGGATTCAGAGTTTTGGTAGACGAGAGGGATATTTCAATGGATTCATTGTTCAGAAAAGAGATGCAAGAGAAGCTCGGAGGAGGGACGGCGTCGGCGAGTCTACCACAGGTTTTCATGGGGGGGAAGCACATTGGTGGGGCAGAGGAGATACGGCAAATGAATGAGAGCGGGGAGTTGGCCGGAATGTTAAAAGGGTTTCCGGCGGCGGAGGTGAGGTCAGTGTGTGGAAGATGTGGGGATGCTAGGTTTGTACCTTGTGTTAATTGTAATGGAAGTAGGAAGTTGTTTGGGGAAGATGGAGGGCTGAGGAGATGCCCTAAGTGCAATGAGAATGGATTGATAAGATGCccattttgttgttgtttatga